From Alcaligenes faecalis, the proteins below share one genomic window:
- a CDS encoding SDR family NAD(P)-dependent oxidoreductase, which produces MNNTHEGRVAVVTGAGRGIGREVGVRLAERGAQLVLIDLETPTETQAMIGGDPLVLTGDVSDPKAWAGFAQAVEQRYGRADIVVNNAGIYPFATFDELDFELWSRTLRVNLDSHFHSAKAFVPLMRKNQWGRFVNFSSNSIGTPLAGLSHYMAAKMGVIGFVRGLSNELAEDGITVNAILPALTQTPGTRGLPEEMARSVWQQQAIKRFATPEDIVGPILFLTSDDGAFVTGQALAVDGGMYKIS; this is translated from the coding sequence ATGAATAACACCCATGAAGGACGGGTAGCAGTAGTAACGGGCGCTGGGCGAGGTATTGGACGTGAAGTTGGTGTCCGCTTGGCTGAGCGTGGTGCGCAATTGGTTTTGATCGATCTTGAAACTCCAACGGAAACTCAAGCCATGATTGGTGGTGATCCACTGGTTTTGACGGGGGACGTCAGTGATCCCAAGGCTTGGGCGGGTTTTGCGCAAGCTGTCGAACAACGATACGGCCGGGCGGACATTGTGGTGAACAATGCCGGTATCTATCCCTTTGCGACCTTTGATGAGCTGGATTTTGAGCTCTGGTCACGTACCTTGCGTGTGAACCTGGATTCGCATTTTCATTCGGCCAAGGCGTTTGTGCCTTTGATGCGCAAGAACCAGTGGGGGCGGTTTGTGAATTTTTCCTCGAACTCGATTGGTACTCCGCTGGCGGGTCTAAGCCACTACATGGCGGCCAAGATGGGAGTGATCGGTTTTGTACGAGGCTTGTCGAATGAATTGGCGGAAGACGGTATTACCGTTAACGCGATTTTGCCGGCGTTGACACAAACTCCTGGCACCCGAGGTCTGCCAGAAGAAATGGCCCGCAGCGTGTGGCAGCAACAGGCGATCAAGCGTTTTGCGACACCTGAAGATATCGTCGGCCCTATTCTCTTCTTGACTAGCGATGATGGTGCTTTTGTGACGGGGCAGGCTCTGGCCGTCGATGGCGGGATGTACAAGATTTCTTAA
- a CDS encoding aldehyde dehydrogenase family protein — MTNPNSSLDSTTAGFLPEYGHFIDGTWVAGDSGKTIPLGNPATGETLAHIAAGNAADAKRAVDAAARAFPSWSRTPPAARQEILYEITRRLKARAHHFALMDTLNNGKPISESTHFDMPMAIEQFAIFSGTPWQLHGEAVHHTSSLGTDSIGIIHREPLGVVVQIIPWNVPMIMLATKIAPALAAGNTVVLKPSEIVCLSVLEFAREMADLLPPGVLNIVTGYGPDLGETLVTDPRVRKVGFTGSRPTARKLMQYASTNIIPQTMELGGKSANIVCEDADLDAAAEGAAMSTILNKGEVCLAGSRLFVHEKVRDEFLEKLQRILAGIRIGDPQSPDTQLGPQASQMQMDKIMGYLQEGPREGASVLCGGGRAHVPGFEKGLFVQPTVFTDVKNTMKIAQEEIFGPVTSVLTWKDDDEVMRLANASIYGLGGGVWTSNLARAHRMACELETGTVWVNRYYNFLGGMPIGGYKQSGFGREFAHEVLNHYTLTKSVIVDLQPGALGIFGAQR, encoded by the coding sequence ATGACAAACCCCAACTCATCCCTCGATTCGACCACCGCGGGTTTTCTTCCTGAATATGGCCATTTCATTGATGGCACCTGGGTCGCGGGTGATAGTGGCAAAACCATACCGTTAGGCAACCCGGCTACAGGGGAAACTCTGGCGCATATTGCTGCAGGTAATGCCGCTGATGCCAAGCGGGCGGTTGATGCGGCTGCCCGTGCTTTCCCATCCTGGTCTCGTACACCGCCTGCGGCACGTCAGGAAATTCTTTACGAGATCACCCGTCGCTTGAAGGCGCGGGCACACCATTTCGCACTGATGGATACGCTTAACAACGGCAAACCGATCAGCGAATCCACGCACTTCGACATGCCCATGGCGATCGAGCAGTTTGCGATTTTCTCCGGCACGCCCTGGCAGTTGCACGGGGAAGCGGTACATCACACTTCCTCCCTGGGTACAGACTCTATCGGCATCATCCATCGCGAGCCCTTAGGCGTGGTGGTGCAAATCATTCCCTGGAATGTGCCCATGATCATGCTGGCCACCAAGATCGCTCCTGCCTTGGCGGCTGGCAACACGGTGGTGCTTAAACCTTCTGAAATCGTGTGTTTGTCGGTGCTGGAGTTTGCCAGAGAGATGGCTGATCTGCTGCCTCCCGGTGTGCTCAATATTGTGACGGGCTACGGCCCTGATTTGGGCGAGACGCTGGTGACGGATCCTCGTGTGCGCAAGGTCGGTTTTACGGGCTCCCGCCCTACGGCCAGAAAGCTGATGCAGTACGCCTCGACCAATATCATCCCCCAGACAATGGAGCTGGGTGGCAAGTCCGCGAATATTGTCTGTGAAGATGCAGACCTGGATGCAGCAGCTGAAGGTGCTGCCATGTCCACCATTCTGAACAAAGGGGAGGTGTGCCTGGCAGGCTCGCGTCTGTTCGTGCATGAGAAGGTTCGCGATGAGTTTCTTGAAAAGCTCCAGCGGATTCTTGCCGGTATTCGTATTGGGGACCCGCAGTCGCCGGACACCCAACTGGGTCCGCAGGCGTCGCAAATGCAAATGGACAAGATCATGGGCTATTTACAGGAAGGCCCACGTGAAGGTGCGTCGGTTTTATGTGGGGGTGGTCGTGCCCATGTACCGGGTTTTGAGAAGGGCTTGTTTGTGCAGCCCACCGTATTCACGGATGTGAAGAACACCATGAAGATTGCGCAGGAAGAGATCTTTGGGCCCGTGACCAGCGTGTTGACCTGGAAAGATGACGACGAGGTAATGCGCCTGGCCAATGCCTCGATTTATGGTCTGGGTGGAGGTGTTTGGACGTCCAATTTGGCACGGGCGCACCGCATGGCGTGCGAGCTGGAAACCGGCACCGTTTGGGTGAACCGCTACTACAACTTCCTGGGTGGCATGCCGATTGGCGGCTACAAGCAAAGTGGCTTTGGGCGGGAATTTGCGCATGAGGTGCTGAACCATTACACGCTGACCAAGAGTGTGATTGTGGATCTTCAGCCTGGGGCTTTGGGGATTTTTGGGGCGCAGCGCTAG
- a CDS encoding SphA family protein: MSLFLGRSAATSVTALLLALNSPLAGATEGGGSVYPFGAENFLTGVLPPPGFYSLFYGQVYSANKVRGNDGQDASPPDFSLKANALVSRFVWVTPQKALGGDVLLSAIVPLVNLHVSAAGRSQTRTGLGDITLSSGIGWHFSERFHVIGALDVFAPTGGYSKSNLANIGRNYWSYGPVVAASWVDPKGLNADVKVGYLFNQKNRSTAYTSGNELYADYSLGWSVSPEWALGVGGYATVQTTDDKQGGQTISGSRHRAFAVGPSIKYASSKGWFVTAKWQQEMAVRNGPQGHAFWIRAAFPL, encoded by the coding sequence ATGTCTTTATTCCTGGGTCGGTCTGCAGCGACCAGTGTGACTGCCTTGCTGCTTGCTTTGAACAGCCCCTTGGCAGGGGCGACTGAGGGTGGCGGTTCGGTTTATCCCTTTGGAGCCGAGAACTTTTTGACGGGTGTATTGCCGCCGCCCGGTTTTTACAGCCTGTTCTACGGGCAGGTGTATTCGGCGAACAAAGTGCGTGGCAATGATGGGCAAGATGCATCACCACCGGATTTCAGCTTGAAGGCCAATGCGCTGGTTAGCCGCTTTGTCTGGGTCACGCCTCAGAAGGCTCTGGGTGGTGATGTATTGCTCAGTGCCATTGTTCCTTTGGTGAACCTGCATGTTTCCGCTGCGGGTAGAAGCCAGACCAGAACGGGGCTGGGTGACATTACTTTGTCGTCTGGCATTGGTTGGCACTTTAGCGAGCGTTTTCATGTCATTGGGGCGCTGGATGTATTTGCACCCACCGGGGGCTACAGCAAAAGCAATCTCGCCAATATCGGACGTAATTACTGGTCTTACGGGCCAGTCGTGGCAGCTAGCTGGGTGGATCCTAAAGGCTTGAATGCAGACGTCAAAGTTGGCTACCTGTTCAATCAAAAAAACCGCAGCACCGCTTATACGTCCGGCAATGAGTTGTACGCAGACTATTCATTGGGATGGTCGGTTTCGCCTGAATGGGCTCTGGGTGTCGGTGGCTATGCCACCGTTCAGACAACAGATGACAAGCAGGGCGGGCAGACGATCAGTGGCAGCCGTCATCGGGCGTTTGCTGTGGGGCCTAGCATCAAGTACGCCAGCAGCAAGGGCTGGTTTGTGACGGCAAAGTGGCAACAGGAAATGGCGGTTCGCAATGGGCCGCAGGGTCATGCTTTCTGGATTCGGGCAGCGTTCCCGCTCTAA